Proteins from a single region of Anthonomus grandis grandis chromosome 18, icAntGran1.3, whole genome shotgun sequence:
- the LOC126746709 gene encoding uncharacterized protein LOC126746709, whose product MEQFIETVRLNPCLWKVDEKNYKSQDARDIVWEEVSKKCNITDGKEAKRVWKKLRDSFRDALKRQNECKSGDAAPAVKRLWVYQKQMEFLIPYMTNRKRCSNVADTQSSNENTMETWPHEEIQTQNEQSHSDFEHTVVTDEETQISSRETQEKNPEFIEPVKKKKSQWQENVVSIMKQQAEKREARAAERDAQRKEFEQKLRSNDPLKEFFNSMYLTTAAMPPHLQVSIKRKIFDAVTEAELSNFTSHASSSTGTHGSQHYFHTLQPPQHSNSIYNNHNHHHHTSTPLPSPQSTSNQSSSDETAGSYFGNWNLDNP is encoded by the exons ATGGAACAATTCATTGAAACTGTGAGATTAAATCCTTGCCTATGGAAAGTAGATGAAAAGAACTATAAAAGTCAAGACGCACGTGATATTGTCTGGGAAGAAGTCTCAAAAAAGTGCAATATAACAGACg gaaaagagGCTAAACGGGTATGGAAAAAGTTAAGGGATTCTTTCAGGGACGCtttaaaaaggcaaaatgaATGTAAAAGTGGGGACGCAGCACCTGCGGTAAAACGGTTGTGGGTATACCAAAAACAAATGGAATTTTTGATTCCATATATGACCAACCGAAAAAGATGTTCCAACGTAGCTGACACGCAATCATCAAACGAAAATACAATGGAAACATGGCCACATGAAGAAATACAAACTCAAAACGAACAATCACACAGTGACTTTGAACACACGGTAGTGACTGACGAAGAAACTCAAATAAGTAGTAGAGAAACCCAAGAGAAAAATCCTGAGTTTATAGAGCCtgttaagaagaaaaaaagtcaatggCAAGAAAACGTTGTATCGATAATGAAACAACAAGCTGAAAAAAGGGAGGCTAGGGCTGCTGAGCGAGACGCTCAAAGAAAagaatttgaacaaaaattgcGGTCGAATGATCCTCTTAAGGAATTTTTCAACAGTATGTATTTAACAACAGCTGCTATGCCTCCACATTTACAAGTTTCCATTAAGCGAAAAATATTTGATGCTGTTACTGAGGCGGAACTGAGTAATTTTACGAGCCACGCCAGCAGCAGCACTGGTACTCACGGTTCCCAACATTACTTTCACACACTACAGCCACCCCAACATTCGAactcaatttataataatcataatcatcatcatcatacTTCTACTCCGCTACCGTCACCACAATCAACATCCAACCAGTCATCAAGCGACGAAACTGCAGGAAGCTACTTTGGAAATTGGAATTTAGATAAtccataa